A genomic segment from Desulfatirhabdium butyrativorans DSM 18734 encodes:
- a CDS encoding CoB--CoM heterodisulfide reductase iron-sulfur subunit A family protein: MNNTIGSVLVVGGGITGMQSALDLADSGYFVYLVEETPAIGGAMAQLDKTFPTNDCSMUIISPKLVEVGRHLNIELLTLSKVTAISGDEGNFTVTIRKSPRYVDVDKCIACGTCAEKCPAKVTDAFNEGLAKRKAIYVPYAQAVPLKYAIDRDHCIYFQKGRCKACEKFCPTHAIRFDEQETEITLNVGSVILTAGFKPFNPDKFDNYQHARFANVLTSMEFERMLSAGGPFVGHVKRLSDGVEPKKIAWLQCVGSRDLNRCDNPYCSAVCCMYAIKESVIAKEHLGPGFQPTIFFMDMRTHGKDFEKYYDRAKAEGVRFIRSRVHTITEIDKSGTLNLVYVTETGERIEENFDMVVLSVGMEPAQSAIETAGVLGIELNPFRFVKTSDTQPVTTSRPGIYVAGSLQGCKDIPQSVVEASAAACSASFALASARGTLVKQKVFPEETPVSDDAPRIGVFVCNCGINIGGIADVPAVAAYAKTLPNVVYVEDTLFACSQDTQDKMVEVIRNEKLNRFVVAACTPRTHEPLFQETLRNAGLNAYLFEMANIRNQCTWVHSTQKDEATQKAKDLVRMAVSRASLLEPIADLSVPVSKSALVIGGGVAGMTAAMSLARQGFSAVIVEKEAALGGSARDVRHTTHGEDVQAYLAKLIADVEAHPAITVLCGAQIVDASGFVGNFETKVQTAQGLQSIQHGAVIIATGGRAADVDEYLYGKSPRVTRWHDIENRPELLEGVQSVVFIQCVGSRDEKRPYCSRICCTASVSQAIAIKEKSPDTSVYIVYRDIRTFGDRELLYKKARELGVIFIRYSLDRKPVVTETANGLLVRVFDPILQKHLEIEADLVNLATAIEPSPNQDIAGFYKVPLNAENFFMEAHAKLRPVDFASDGLFVCGLAHYPKSLDESIAQAMAAAARAVTVLAREAITVSPLVSKVHTELCIGCGLCTEVCPFGAIILEDQDGKGYRAKNISASCKGCGLCAASCPQKAIEMLHFKDEQILAAVCSVAG, from the coding sequence ATGAACAACACAATCGGTTCGGTTCTCGTGGTGGGCGGCGGCATCACCGGCATGCAGTCCGCTCTCGATCTGGCGGACTCCGGGTATTTCGTCTATCTTGTCGAAGAAACGCCGGCCATCGGTGGGGCGATGGCGCAGCTCGACAAGACTTTCCCCACAAACGACTGCTCCATGTGAATCATTTCCCCGAAACTGGTCGAGGTCGGCCGGCATCTCAACATCGAACTGCTCACCCTCTCCAAAGTCACTGCCATTTCCGGTGACGAGGGCAATTTCACTGTCACCATTCGAAAATCCCCCCGTTACGTCGATGTCGACAAGTGTATCGCCTGCGGCACCTGCGCAGAAAAATGCCCCGCCAAAGTCACCGACGCCTTCAACGAGGGACTGGCCAAGCGAAAAGCCATTTATGTTCCTTATGCGCAGGCTGTTCCGCTGAAATATGCCATCGACAGGGACCATTGCATCTATTTTCAGAAGGGTCGCTGCAAGGCATGTGAAAAATTCTGCCCCACCCATGCCATCCGGTTTGACGAACAGGAAACGGAAATCACCCTGAATGTCGGCTCGGTCATTCTCACGGCAGGATTCAAGCCCTTCAACCCGGACAAATTCGACAACTACCAGCACGCCCGTTTCGCCAACGTACTCACCAGCATGGAATTCGAACGGATGCTCTCGGCAGGCGGTCCTTTCGTAGGGCATGTCAAACGGCTATCCGACGGTGTCGAGCCGAAAAAAATCGCCTGGCTGCAATGCGTGGGTTCCCGCGATCTCAACCGCTGCGACAACCCCTATTGCTCGGCCGTCTGCTGCATGTATGCCATCAAGGAATCGGTGATCGCGAAGGAACACCTGGGGCCCGGCTTTCAGCCGACCATCTTTTTCATGGACATGAGAACGCATGGAAAGGATTTCGAAAAATATTATGACCGCGCCAAGGCCGAAGGGGTACGCTTCATCCGCTCCCGGGTGCATACCATCACCGAAATCGACAAGAGCGGGACATTGAATCTGGTTTACGTCACCGAAACCGGTGAACGGATCGAAGAGAATTTCGACATGGTGGTGCTTTCGGTCGGGATGGAACCAGCCCAATCGGCCATCGAAACGGCAGGCGTTCTCGGAATCGAACTCAACCCCTTCCGTTTCGTCAAGACTTCGGACACGCAGCCGGTGACCACTTCCAGGCCCGGCATTTACGTGGCCGGAAGCCTTCAGGGCTGCAAGGACATTCCCCAGTCCGTCGTCGAAGCCAGCGCTGCGGCATGCTCGGCATCCTTTGCCCTCGCATCGGCCCGCGGAACCCTGGTCAAGCAGAAAGTCTTTCCCGAAGAGACGCCTGTTTCAGACGACGCTCCCCGCATCGGGGTCTTTGTATGCAACTGCGGCATCAACATTGGCGGGATTGCGGATGTTCCGGCAGTGGCAGCCTACGCCAAAACCCTTCCCAACGTGGTCTATGTGGAAGACACGCTCTTTGCCTGCAGCCAGGACACGCAGGACAAGATGGTGGAGGTGATCCGCAACGAGAAATTGAATCGTTTCGTCGTCGCTGCCTGCACCCCCCGGACCCACGAGCCCCTGTTCCAGGAAACTTTGCGGAATGCAGGGCTCAATGCCTACCTCTTCGAGATGGCCAACATCCGCAACCAGTGCACCTGGGTGCATTCGACGCAAAAGGACGAAGCGACCCAAAAGGCCAAGGACCTGGTCCGAATGGCCGTCTCCCGGGCGTCGCTTCTGGAGCCCATTGCCGATTTGTCGGTCCCGGTATCCAAGAGCGCCCTCGTCATCGGCGGCGGGGTTGCCGGCATGACGGCAGCCATGAGTCTGGCACGCCAGGGATTTTCGGCTGTCATCGTCGAAAAAGAGGCCGCGCTTGGCGGATCGGCCCGGGATGTCCGGCATACGACGCATGGTGAAGACGTACAGGCATATCTGGCCAAACTGATCGCAGACGTCGAGGCCCATCCGGCCATCACCGTGTTGTGTGGCGCACAGATCGTGGATGCATCCGGATTCGTCGGCAATTTCGAAACGAAAGTCCAGACGGCCCAGGGTCTCCAGAGCATTCAGCATGGCGCGGTAATCATCGCCACCGGCGGCAGGGCTGCGGATGTCGACGAATACCTCTATGGGAAATCGCCGAGGGTGACGCGCTGGCACGACATCGAAAACCGTCCCGAGCTGCTGGAAGGCGTACAGAGCGTCGTCTTCATCCAATGCGTGGGCTCCCGGGACGAAAAGCGGCCTTACTGCTCGCGCATCTGCTGCACGGCCTCCGTTTCCCAGGCCATCGCCATCAAGGAAAAATCGCCGGATACATCGGTCTACATCGTCTATCGGGACATCCGGACCTTTGGAGACCGGGAATTGCTCTACAAAAAGGCGCGGGAGCTCGGCGTCATTTTCATTCGATACAGCCTCGATCGCAAGCCTGTCGTCACCGAAACGGCCAATGGCCTCCTGGTCCGGGTCTTCGATCCGATTCTGCAGAAACACCTCGAAATCGAAGCCGATCTCGTGAACCTGGCAACGGCCATCGAGCCATCGCCCAATCAGGACATTGCCGGTTTTTACAAAGTGCCGCTCAATGCCGAGAACTTTTTCATGGAGGCCCACGCCAAACTCCGGCCTGTCGATTTCGCTTCCGATGGGCTCTTTGTCTGCGGCCTTGCCCACTACCCCAAAAGCCTCGATGAAAGCATCGCCCAGGCCATGGCAGCAGCGGCAAGGGCTGTAACCGTTCTGGCAAGGGAGGCCATCACCGTCTCCCCGCTGGTCTCGAAGGTCCATACGGAATTGTGCATCGGTTGCGGCCTGTGCACGGAAGTCTGTCCCTTCGGCGCCATCATTCTCGAGGATCAGGACGGGAAAGGCTATCGGGCGAAGAACATTTCGGCTTCCTGCAAGGGATGCGGGCTCTGCGCCGCCTCCTGCCCGC
- a CDS encoding aminopeptidase yields MLTDEQIQRYAKTLLWGLKTARTAPFRKNDIVLIRYDRPAIGLMEILYDSLLAQGFNPVTRMLSTPKMETAFYTRSGVKQLRFIAPGDKELYQHLNGSIAILGPESITHLQGIDPFRIGKSILARKPLRDISVEREQQGLFGWTLCAYPTEEQAHHAGIDLQTYSDQIVKACFLDQVDPVAEWKTVFRRASAIKEWLNSMDIRSYRIESENMDLVIDPGKDRRWIGVTGHNIPSFELFLSPDWRGTEGVYFADQPSYRSGNLVESVRLEFRKGNVVGATAAAGEAFLKKQIEMDPGACRIGEFSLTDKRFSRIDRFMANTLFDENFGGQYGNCHIALGASYADTYSGDPAGLTRQAKVRLGFNDSALHWDLVNTEPKRVTAVLKGNKRMVIYEDGMFKGK; encoded by the coding sequence ATGCTGACCGACGAACAGATTCAGCGTTATGCAAAGACCCTGCTTTGGGGGCTAAAAACCGCAAGGACCGCTCCATTTCGAAAAAACGATATCGTGCTCATCCGATACGACAGGCCTGCCATCGGATTGATGGAAATCCTCTACGACAGTCTGTTGGCCCAGGGATTCAACCCCGTTACCCGAATGCTTTCCACCCCGAAGATGGAAACCGCCTTTTATACCCGATCCGGAGTGAAACAGCTTCGTTTCATCGCTCCGGGTGACAAAGAACTCTATCAGCATCTGAACGGCTCGATCGCAATTCTCGGCCCGGAATCGATCACCCATCTTCAGGGTATCGATCCTTTTCGTATCGGGAAAAGCATTCTTGCCCGCAAACCCCTCCGGGACATCAGTGTCGAGAGGGAACAGCAAGGGCTTTTCGGATGGACCCTGTGCGCCTATCCGACGGAAGAGCAGGCCCACCATGCAGGCATCGATCTGCAGACGTATTCGGATCAGATCGTCAAGGCCTGTTTTCTGGATCAGGTGGACCCGGTAGCCGAATGGAAAACCGTTTTCCGAAGGGCATCCGCCATCAAGGAGTGGCTCAATTCGATGGATATCCGGTCGTATCGCATCGAATCGGAAAACATGGACCTGGTGATCGATCCGGGGAAAGATCGACGATGGATCGGGGTGACCGGGCACAACATTCCAAGTTTCGAATTGTTTCTTTCACCCGATTGGCGGGGAACCGAAGGGGTGTATTTCGCCGATCAGCCATCTTATCGAAGCGGCAACCTGGTCGAATCGGTCCGCCTGGAATTCCGGAAGGGTAATGTCGTCGGTGCAACAGCCGCCGCAGGAGAGGCTTTTTTGAAAAAGCAGATCGAAATGGATCCCGGTGCATGCCGGATCGGTGAATTTTCCCTGACCGACAAACGCTTTTCGCGGATCGATCGGTTCATGGCCAATACCTTGTTCGATGAAAATTTCGGGGGTCAATACGGAAATTGTCATATCGCGCTGGGCGCATCCTATGCCGACACCTACAGCGGAGATCCGGCCGGGCTTACCCGGCAGGCCAAGGTGCGGTTGGGCTTCAACGATTCGGCGCTCCACTGGGACCTGGTCAATACGGAGCCCAAGCGGGTAACGGCGGTGCTGAAGGGCAACAAGCGGATGGTGATCTACGAAGATGGCATGTTCAAGGGAAAATGA
- a CDS encoding GDP-mannose 4,6-dehydratase produces MKILITGGAGFIGSHLAQLCLERGDEVYIIDDLSTGSMDNIRFLMEDDRYRNRLFVTIDTILNHEVMLELTGTCDWVFHLAAAVGVRLILEKPLESIRINIQGTEKVLELCNKFKKKVLIASTSEVYGKHLHAPLVETDNIIYGPSSKFRWSYAASKLMDEFTALAYYRTHDLKVIITRLFNTVGPRQTGAYGMVIPRFVTQALRNEPITVYGDGSQTRTFTYVKDVVSALVGLMEAENAAGEVFNVGGIEEIAIAELARRIVAMTGSTSVITLIPYEKAFGKDFEDMLRRVPSIEKIHRLIGYEPKTDLDEILRQVIQSIREKA; encoded by the coding sequence ATGAAAATCCTGATTACCGGCGGCGCCGGTTTCATCGGTTCGCATCTGGCGCAGCTTTGCCTCGAACGGGGCGATGAAGTTTATATCATTGACGATCTTTCGACAGGTTCCATGGACAACATTCGCTTTCTGATGGAAGACGATCGTTACCGGAACCGGCTTTTCGTGACCATCGACACGATTCTCAACCACGAGGTCATGCTCGAGCTTACCGGTACCTGCGATTGGGTCTTTCATCTGGCTGCGGCGGTCGGGGTGCGGCTCATTCTGGAAAAACCGCTCGAATCCATCCGCATCAACATACAGGGAACCGAAAAAGTTCTCGAACTGTGCAACAAATTCAAAAAGAAGGTGCTCATCGCATCCACATCGGAAGTCTACGGCAAACATCTGCATGCGCCGCTTGTCGAAACAGACAACATCATCTACGGTCCTTCGAGCAAATTCCGGTGGAGCTATGCGGCATCCAAACTCATGGACGAATTCACGGCGCTGGCCTACTACCGGACCCATGATCTGAAAGTCATCATCACGAGGCTTTTCAATACGGTCGGCCCCCGGCAGACCGGGGCCTATGGCATGGTCATTCCCCGTTTCGTGACGCAGGCCCTCCGCAACGAACCGATCACCGTGTATGGTGATGGCTCCCAGACCCGAACCTTCACCTATGTCAAGGATGTTGTGAGTGCGCTGGTGGGATTGATGGAGGCGGAGAATGCCGCAGGGGAAGTTTTCAATGTCGGCGGAATCGAGGAAATCGCCATTGCCGAGCTGGCCCGCCGCATCGTCGCGATGACCGGTTCCACCTCCGTGATCACCCTCATCCCCTATGAAAAGGCTTTCGGTAAGGATTTTGAAGACATGCTGCGCCGTGTGCCGAGCATCGAAAAGATTCACCGATTGATCGGTTACGAGCCCAAAACGGATCTGGACGAGATCCTGCGTCAGGTCATTCAGTCCATCCGGGAAAAAGCATAA
- a CDS encoding thioredoxin family protein translates to MRPEDQAVIRQWQGRLKNPVQIGLHRSAHPATPDFEGFAHALSGLFPNVAVVGETEEGNQTPFLRIHPRIRYSIVPEGHELTPFLEALEWIAEGDVPAFDAAMSGRLRSLNVPAVFTLFVAASCPHCPKAVRQMNALCLNSEWIRLDIVDAFRFATETDGIQSVPTLVLEGGFRWGGQLDLQEVIDAAINRDPLRIGAASLESLVSDGQAARLAEIMLMHRCILPAFIDLLVHPQWQIRLGAMVAVETLVIEAPALARSIADMLWPRFAGSDDRIKGDILYVMGEIGAVSHRDRVMAALRNEKNPEVIEAAQEALEMMRGE, encoded by the coding sequence ATGAGACCGGAAGATCAAGCCGTAATCCGGCAATGGCAGGGCCGACTGAAGAATCCTGTCCAAATCGGCCTGCATCGGAGCGCTCATCCGGCAACGCCCGATTTTGAAGGCTTCGCCCACGCGCTTTCCGGTCTGTTTCCGAATGTAGCCGTGGTGGGCGAGACTGAAGAAGGAAACCAGACGCCTTTTCTCCGGATCCATCCACGGATTCGGTACAGCATCGTTCCGGAAGGACATGAGCTTACCCCTTTTCTGGAGGCTCTCGAATGGATTGCCGAAGGGGATGTTCCCGCCTTCGATGCGGCAATGAGCGGCAGGCTCCGGTCCCTGAATGTACCGGCAGTGTTCACCCTGTTTGTTGCCGCATCTTGTCCGCATTGCCCGAAGGCTGTACGGCAGATGAACGCCCTTTGCCTGAACAGTGAGTGGATTCGACTGGATATCGTGGATGCTTTCCGCTTTGCCACCGAGACCGATGGCATCCAGTCGGTCCCGACGCTTGTTCTGGAAGGCGGTTTTCGATGGGGCGGCCAGCTTGATCTGCAGGAAGTGATCGATGCCGCGATCAATCGGGATCCCCTGCGCATCGGAGCGGCCAGCCTCGAAAGCCTCGTTTCAGACGGTCAGGCAGCCAGGCTCGCCGAAATTATGCTCATGCACCGTTGTATTCTGCCCGCCTTTATCGATCTTCTGGTGCACCCCCAATGGCAAATCCGGTTGGGCGCAATGGTGGCTGTAGAAACGCTGGTTATTGAAGCACCCGCACTTGCCAGAAGCATTGCCGATATGCTCTGGCCCCGCTTCGCCGGCTCGGATGATCGGATCAAGGGAGATATTCTGTATGTCATGGGTGAAATCGGGGCCGTTTCCCATCGGGATCGGGTGATGGCGGCGCTGCGCAACGAAAAGAACCCGGAAGTGATCGAGGCGGCGCAGGAAGCGTTGGAAATGATGCGGGGTGAGTGA
- a CDS encoding FAD-dependent oxidoreductase, whose translation MKIVIIGADAAGMSAASRIRRNRPDFEVHVLERTTDVSFSACNMPYNIADPSRSMDDLIVRSAAAFQKQGIHLYLGHEALSIDRARRKVEGKTVDGKIVSFPYDRLLIATGASAKKPRIPGIDAPGVLVLRHLEDGRGIKSWLASRNPGHVAILGMGYIALEMAEALVSRGIRVSMIKPGPLLLPDMARQLAQVIQSELESKGVALHPGVPIEAIEHSADGIQVMGQEGFRLSADGLLCATGVIPNSALAATAGIRLGVQNAIETDALLRTSDPFIYAAGDCADALHIVSRKKVWIPLALRANRAGWAAADAMCGNPKAVDGIAGTAVFKVFDLEVAKTGLSRKEAEQAGFDPVEIVIESRSRAHAYPGGCPIWVNLLADRESAMILGGQIVGKEGAAHRINAIAVALHVGMTVFQFYQTDLAYAPPFSPVWDPMLTAANQLMKALAGGAA comes from the coding sequence ATGAAGATCGTCATCATTGGGGCCGATGCCGCTGGTATGAGCGCAGCAAGCCGCATTCGGCGAAACCGCCCGGATTTCGAAGTCCATGTCCTGGAAAGGACAACCGATGTTTCTTTCAGCGCCTGCAACATGCCATACAACATCGCCGACCCTTCGCGCTCCATGGATGATCTGATCGTCCGATCCGCTGCGGCCTTCCAGAAACAGGGGATTCATCTGTATCTAGGCCACGAAGCGCTTTCCATCGATCGCGCCCGGCGCAAGGTGGAAGGGAAAACCGTCGACGGAAAAATCGTTTCGTTTCCCTACGACCGATTGCTCATCGCCACAGGCGCATCGGCCAAAAAACCGCGGATTCCGGGGATCGATGCCCCGGGTGTTCTCGTACTGCGTCATCTGGAGGACGGCAGAGGGATCAAATCCTGGCTGGCTTCCCGAAATCCGGGGCATGTCGCCATTCTCGGCATGGGATACATCGCGCTCGAAATGGCGGAGGCATTGGTATCCAGGGGCATCCGGGTCAGCATGATCAAACCGGGGCCGCTGTTGCTGCCGGATATGGCCAGGCAACTGGCGCAGGTCATCCAGAGCGAGCTTGAATCAAAGGGGGTGGCACTCCATCCGGGTGTCCCCATAGAAGCCATCGAGCATTCGGCGGACGGCATCCAGGTGATGGGACAAGAGGGCTTCCGTCTTTCCGCAGACGGTCTCTTGTGTGCCACCGGGGTAATACCCAACAGCGCGTTGGCTGCCACGGCCGGCATCCGTCTGGGCGTTCAGAATGCCATTGAAACCGATGCCTTGCTTCGCACATCGGACCCGTTCATCTATGCCGCAGGAGACTGCGCCGATGCGCTGCACATCGTATCCCGGAAAAAGGTGTGGATCCCGCTGGCGCTGCGGGCGAACCGCGCCGGATGGGCCGCTGCGGACGCCATGTGCGGCAATCCCAAGGCAGTGGACGGAATAGCCGGTACTGCCGTGTTCAAGGTGTTCGATCTGGAGGTGGCCAAAACCGGTTTGAGCCGGAAGGAGGCAGAACAGGCCGGATTCGATCCCGTGGAGATCGTGATTGAAAGCCGCTCCCGGGCACACGCCTATCCGGGGGGATGCCCCATCTGGGTGAACCTGCTTGCGGATCGGGAAAGCGCAATGATTCTCGGCGGGCAGATCGTCGGCAAGGAGGGAGCTGCACATCGCATCAATGCCATTGCCGTTGCCCTTCATGTCGGGATGACGGTGTTTCAATTCTATCAGACTGATCTGGCCTATGCGCCGCCGTTTTCTCCGGTGTGGGATCCGATGCTGACCGCAGCCAATCAGTTGATGAAAGCTCTGGCGGGAGGCGCAGCATGA
- a CDS encoding hybrid sensor histidine kinase/response regulator: MSMDSITEQKLREQLAFYDQLIENSPVAIVISGLEGNIVRINQEFTRLFGYGLEEVRGKNISSLLAPDDLKEEAHALRSRIAEGQRIQVETRRKSKYGRIIDVAVTGSPLLSGDRQVGIQAVYMDISSRKEAEMEKARLEIQLIQAQKMEALGVLAGGIAHDFNNILGAIMGFGQMALMDAQKGICKPHDITQILKSAERAKQLVRQILMFSRKVSPELRLLQLNDVIRQSLILLERTLPKMVAIEKRLQPDLGLIHADPTQLDQIMLNLATNAADAMPNGGVLHIETRMARIAENKNANGLQMNPGLYVLLRVTDTGCGMDEKTVRHIFDPFFTTKGIGKGTGLGLATVFGIVKSHSGYIQCMSHPGEGTVFEIFFPAQSGREEVCDIVVEPITLNESDHRTILVVDDDPFIREFCQEVLDRLGYRVILSESGEEALLKYQNKSDPIDLVILDLGMPGMGGYKCLKQLLQIDPAVKVLIASGYGPIGHSDRAIEAGARGYIAKPYRMEDLNRAIQKAMK, encoded by the coding sequence ATGAGTATGGATTCCATAACGGAGCAAAAACTGCGGGAACAGCTCGCCTTTTATGATCAACTCATTGAAAACTCTCCTGTGGCAATCGTCATTTCGGGTCTTGAAGGCAATATCGTTCGGATCAACCAGGAATTCACCCGGCTCTTCGGTTATGGTCTCGAAGAGGTTCGTGGAAAAAACATCAGCTCCCTGCTGGCGCCGGATGATCTGAAGGAAGAAGCCCACGCCCTGCGCAGCCGCATTGCGGAAGGCCAGCGAATCCAGGTCGAAACCCGAAGAAAATCGAAATACGGCCGGATCATCGATGTGGCCGTGACCGGTTCCCCCCTTTTATCCGGAGACCGCCAGGTGGGCATCCAGGCCGTATATATGGATATTTCGAGCCGGAAGGAAGCCGAAATGGAGAAAGCCCGGCTTGAAATCCAGCTCATCCAGGCGCAGAAGATGGAGGCGCTCGGAGTGCTCGCTGGAGGAATCGCGCATGATTTCAACAACATTCTTGGTGCAATCATGGGATTCGGGCAGATGGCCCTGATGGACGCCCAAAAGGGCATTTGCAAGCCGCACGATATCACCCAGATTCTGAAATCCGCCGAAAGGGCCAAACAGCTCGTCAGACAGATTCTGATGTTCAGCAGAAAAGTCAGCCCGGAGCTGCGGCTGCTGCAACTGAATGATGTGATTCGACAAAGTCTGATTCTGCTCGAGCGGACCCTGCCCAAAATGGTGGCCATCGAAAAAAGGCTTCAGCCTGATCTGGGGCTGATCCATGCCGATCCGACCCAGCTTGACCAGATCATGCTGAATCTGGCCACCAATGCCGCAGACGCCATGCCAAACGGCGGGGTGCTGCACATTGAAACACGGATGGCCCGGATAGCAGAAAACAAGAACGCCAACGGTCTGCAGATGAACCCGGGCCTGTATGTGCTGCTTCGGGTGACGGATACAGGCTGCGGGATGGATGAGAAAACGGTCCGGCACATCTTCGATCCTTTCTTTACGACCAAGGGAATCGGCAAAGGCACGGGGCTGGGTCTTGCCACCGTGTTCGGGATCGTCAAGAGTCATTCCGGATATATCCAGTGCATGAGCCACCCCGGAGAGGGGACGGTATTCGAAATCTTTTTCCCTGCACAATCCGGCCGGGAGGAGGTTTGCGATATCGTCGTCGAACCGATTACATTGAACGAAAGCGATCATCGGACCATTCTCGTTGTGGATGACGACCCTTTCATCCGGGAATTCTGTCAGGAAGTTCTGGATCGGCTGGGCTATCGGGTCATCCTTTCCGAGAGCGGCGAAGAGGCGTTGCTGAAGTACCAGAACAAAAGCGATCCCATCGATCTGGTCATTCTCGATCTGGGGATGCCGGGCATGGGTGGTTACAAATGCCTCAAACAATTGCTCCAGATCGATCCGGCAGTCAAGGTGCTCATCGCAAGCGGGTACGGCCCGATCGGCCATTCGGATCGGGCCATTGAAGCCGGGGCCAGAGGCTATATCGCCAAACCCTACCGGATGGAGGACCTCAACCGTGCCATCCAGAAAGCCATGAAATAA